The following coding sequences lie in one Apium graveolens cultivar Ventura chromosome 1, ASM990537v1, whole genome shotgun sequence genomic window:
- the LOC141697815 gene encoding basic form of pathogenesis-related protein 1-like has product MAFPLSSPLINSFNSNHTNAITPQDFLTSHNKARAQVGVGPIKWNNKVAAYAQNYAAQRSNDCKLQHSGGPYGENIAEASWDFSPVEAVKIWVDEKPFYDYSNNKCIGHDCLHYTQVVWRKSINLGCAKVQCKNNKWFFVICNYDPPGNFAGERPY; this is encoded by the coding sequence ATGGCTTTCCCTCTGAGCAGTCCACTAATTAACAGTTTCAATTCCAACCACACTAATGCTATAACACCACAGGACTTTCTTACTTCTCACAACAAGGCTCGAGCACAAGTTGGAGTTGGTCCTATTAAATGGAACAACAAAGTTGCAGCTTACGCTCAGAATTACGCAGCCCAAAGGTCTAATGATTGTAAGTTACAGCATTCGGGAGGACCTTATGGAGAAAACATTGCCGAAGCCTCGTGGGATTTTTCGCCTGTCGAGGCAGTTAAAATATGGGTAGATGAGAAACCATTTTACGACTACAGCAACAACAAGTGTATAGGGCATGACTGTTTACATTATACACAGGTTGTTTGGCGTAAATCTATTAACCTAGGTTGTGCTAAAGTTCAATGCAAGAATAATAAGTGGTTTTTCGTCATTTGTAATTACGATCCGCCAGGGAATTTTGCAGGTGAAAGACCATACTAG